One region of Pseudomonas glycinae genomic DNA includes:
- the trpE gene encoding anthranilate synthase component I has translation MIREEFLRLAADGYNRIPLACETLADFDTPLSIYLKLADQPNSYLLESVQGGEKWGRYSIIGLPCRTVLRVHDHHVSITVDGVETESHDVEDPLAFVEAFRARYNVPTIAGLPRFNGGLVGYFGYDCVRYVEKRLGKCPNPDPLGVPDILLMVSDAVVVFDNLAGKMHAIVLADPAQADAYEQGQAQLQQLLGKLRQPITPRRGLDFSKQQAAEPVFRSSFTQDDYEKAVDTIKEYILAGDCMQVVPSQRMSIDFKAAPIDLYRALRCFNPTPYMYFFNFGDFHVVGSSPEVLVRVEDNLITVRPIAGTRPRGATEEADVALEEDLLSDDKEIAEHLMLIDLGRNDTGRVSEIGSVKLTEKMVIERYSNVMHIVSNVTGQLKAGLTAMDALRAILPAGTLSGAPKIRAMEIIDELEPVKRGVYGGAVGYFAWNGNMDTAIAIRTAVIKNGELHVQAGGGIVADSVPALEWEETINKRRAMFRAVALAEQTPD, from the coding sequence ATGATCCGCGAAGAATTCCTGCGTCTGGCCGCTGACGGCTACAACCGCATCCCGCTGGCCTGCGAAACCCTGGCAGACTTCGACACCCCGCTGTCGATCTACCTGAAACTGGCCGACCAGCCCAACTCCTACTTGCTCGAATCGGTGCAGGGCGGCGAGAAATGGGGCCGTTACTCGATCATCGGCCTGCCGTGCCGCACCGTGCTGCGGGTTCATGATCATCACGTCAGCATCACCGTCGATGGCGTCGAGACCGAAAGCCACGATGTCGAAGACCCGCTGGCCTTCGTCGAAGCCTTCAGGGCCCGCTACAACGTGCCGACCATTGCCGGTCTGCCGCGCTTCAACGGCGGTCTGGTGGGTTACTTCGGTTACGACTGTGTGCGTTATGTAGAGAAGCGCCTTGGCAAATGCCCGAATCCGGATCCGCTGGGCGTGCCGGACATTCTGCTGATGGTCTCCGATGCGGTGGTGGTGTTCGACAACCTCGCCGGCAAGATGCACGCGATTGTGCTGGCCGATCCGGCGCAGGCCGATGCCTACGAGCAGGGCCAGGCGCAATTGCAGCAACTGCTGGGAAAACTGCGTCAGCCGATCACCCCGCGCCGTGGCCTGGATTTCAGCAAGCAGCAGGCAGCCGAGCCGGTGTTCCGCTCCAGTTTTACCCAGGACGACTACGAAAAAGCCGTCGACACCATCAAGGAATACATCCTCGCCGGTGACTGCATGCAGGTCGTGCCGTCCCAGCGTATGTCGATCGACTTCAAGGCGGCGCCGATCGATCTGTACCGTGCGCTGCGTTGCTTCAACCCGACGCCGTACATGTACTTCTTCAACTTCGGCGATTTCCACGTCGTCGGCAGTTCACCGGAAGTGCTGGTACGGGTCGAAGACAACCTGATCACCGTGCGCCCGATTGCCGGCACCCGTCCTCGCGGGGCTACCGAAGAAGCGGACGTGGCGCTGGAAGAAGACCTGCTGTCCGACGACAAGGAGATCGCCGAGCACCTGATGCTGATCGACCTCGGTCGCAACGACACCGGGCGCGTATCGGAAATCGGCTCGGTGAAACTTACCGAGAAGATGGTCATCGAGCGTTATTCCAACGTGATGCACATCGTGTCCAACGTCACCGGCCAGTTGAAGGCCGGGCTGACGGCGATGGACGCACTGCGGGCGATCCTGCCGGCGGGCACCTTGTCCGGCGCACCGAAGATCCGCGCGATGGAAATCATCGACGAGCTGGAGCCGGTCAAGCGTGGTGTGTACGGCGGCGCGGTCGGATACTTCGCCTGGAACGGCAACATGGACACCGCGATTGCGATCCGCACAGCGGTGATCAAGAACGGCGAACTGCATGTGCAGGCCGGTGGCGGCATCGTCGCCGACTCGGTGCCGGCGCTGGAGTGGGAAGAAACCATCAACAAGCGCCGGGCGATGTTCCGCGCTGTTGCGCTGGCCGAGCAAACCCCGGACTGA
- the estP gene encoding esterase EstP, with protein sequence MIKQTLFVPLAGCLLAMACAQANAAPNPYSNFVVFGDSLSDAGTFTDSGGPAGATQRYTNRTGPVYLDGSGELRSLNSTQLLGGRLGFTPDQTASSSSAVRAGQGQPDGNNWAVGGYRTDQILDSITSQSATGERTRAGYLPSNGFRADPNALYYLTGGGNDFLQGRVTSLPQANAAADRLVDSVRTLQGAGARYIMVWLLPDIGLTPAINGSPLQAFTSQLSAQFNSELVSQLQSVNANVIPLNVPVLLKEAFANPAQFGLATDQNLVGTCFSGNSCTENARYGINSATPDPTKLIYNDAVHPTEAGQRLIADYAYSLLAAPWEATLLPQMAQGTLRSHQDELRNQWLADWENWQAVGQWRAIVAGGGQHQDFDSQRSGASADGNGYNLNIGGSYRLNDAWRVGVAAGFYNQKLEAGDNDSDYKLNTYLGTAFAQYQQNRWWGDAAVTAGHLDYDSLKRKFQLGINERGEKGDTDGYVLAFSGRVGYDIAPVASSPWHLSPFVSADFAKVEVDGYSENGADSTALTFDDQSRISRRLGLGIQGKYQITSQTQVFGELAHEREYNDDTQHVTMNLNSLPNNRYTLAGYTPQTNLNRLNLGVSHNLTKDLALRASYDIRKDDDFTQQGINVGVALDF encoded by the coding sequence ATGATCAAACAAACGTTGTTTGTACCGCTCGCCGGATGCCTGCTCGCGATGGCCTGCGCCCAGGCGAACGCCGCACCCAATCCTTATTCGAATTTCGTGGTCTTCGGCGACAGCCTGAGCGATGCGGGGACTTTCACCGACAGCGGCGGCCCGGCCGGCGCCACGCAGCGCTACACCAACCGCACCGGTCCGGTGTACCTGGACGGCAGCGGTGAACTCCGCTCGCTGAACTCGACGCAACTGCTCGGTGGCCGACTCGGCTTCACGCCGGATCAAACCGCCTCCTCGTCCTCGGCAGTTCGTGCCGGCCAAGGCCAGCCGGACGGTAACAACTGGGCTGTCGGCGGCTACCGCACCGACCAGATTCTCGACTCGATCACCAGCCAGTCCGCCACCGGCGAACGCACCCGCGCCGGTTATCTGCCGTCGAACGGTTTCCGCGCCGACCCGAATGCCTTGTATTACCTGACCGGAGGCGGCAACGACTTCCTCCAGGGCCGCGTCACCAGCCTGCCTCAGGCGAATGCCGCCGCCGATCGACTGGTCGACAGCGTACGCACACTGCAAGGTGCCGGCGCCCGCTACATCATGGTCTGGCTGTTGCCGGACATCGGCCTGACCCCGGCCATCAACGGATCGCCGTTGCAGGCCTTTACCTCGCAACTCAGCGCCCAGTTCAACTCCGAACTGGTCAGCCAGTTGCAGAGCGTCAATGCCAACGTGATTCCGCTGAACGTGCCGGTCCTGCTCAAAGAGGCATTCGCTAATCCGGCGCAATTTGGTCTGGCGACCGATCAGAACCTGGTCGGCACCTGCTTCAGCGGCAACAGCTGCACCGAGAACGCCCGGTATGGCATCAACAGCGCCACCCCGGACCCGACAAAGCTGATCTACAACGATGCCGTCCACCCGACCGAAGCCGGGCAGCGCCTGATTGCCGATTACGCCTACTCGCTGCTGGCCGCGCCATGGGAAGCGACCCTGTTGCCACAAATGGCCCAAGGCACCTTGCGCTCGCATCAGGATGAACTGCGCAACCAGTGGTTGGCGGATTGGGAAAACTGGCAGGCCGTTGGCCAATGGCGGGCGATTGTCGCCGGTGGTGGCCAGCATCAGGACTTCGACAGCCAGCGCAGCGGCGCCAGCGCCGACGGCAATGGTTATAACCTGAACATCGGCGGCAGCTACCGTCTCAACGACGCCTGGCGCGTGGGCGTGGCGGCCGGTTTCTACAACCAGAAACTCGAGGCCGGCGACAACGACTCGGACTACAAGCTGAACACTTATCTGGGCACCGCGTTCGCCCAGTACCAGCAGAACCGCTGGTGGGGTGACGCCGCCGTGACCGCCGGGCATCTGGATTACGACAGCCTCAAACGCAAATTCCAGCTGGGGATCAACGAACGCGGCGAGAAAGGCGATACCGACGGCTATGTTCTGGCCTTCAGCGGACGCGTGGGTTACGACATTGCGCCAGTGGCAAGCAGCCCATGGCACCTGTCGCCGTTCGTCAGCGCCGATTTCGCCAAGGTTGAAGTCGATGGTTACTCGGAAAACGGCGCCGACTCCACCGCGCTGACGTTCGATGACCAGTCGCGCATCTCCCGGCGCCTCGGCCTCGGGATCCAGGGCAAGTACCAGATCACCTCGCAGACCCAGGTGTTCGGCGAACTGGCCCACGAGCGCGAGTACAACGACGACACCCAGCATGTGACGATGAACCTCAACAGCCTGCCGAACAACCGCTACACCCTGGCCGGCTATACCCCTCAGACCAACCTGAACCGCCTGAACCTGGGCGTGAGCCACAACCTCACCAAGGATCTGGCATTACGTGCCAGCTACGACATCCGCAAGGATGACGACTTCACCCAGCAAGGGATCAACGTCGGCGTAGCGCTCGACTTCTGA
- a CDS encoding aminodeoxychorismate/anthranilate synthase component II encodes MLLMIDNYDSFTYNVVQYLGELGAEVKVVRNDELTIAEIEALNPERIVVSPGPCTPTEAGISIEAIKHFAGKLPILGVCLGHQSIGQAFGGDVVRARQVMHGKTSPVFHEDKGVFAGLNRPLTVTRYHSLIVKHETLPDCLELTAWTQLDDGSVDEIMGLRHKTLNIEGVQFHPESILTEQGHELFANFLKQTGGTR; translated from the coding sequence ATGTTGCTGATGATCGACAACTACGACTCCTTTACTTACAACGTTGTGCAATACCTCGGCGAGCTGGGTGCCGAGGTCAAAGTGGTGCGCAACGACGAACTGACCATCGCCGAAATCGAAGCGCTCAACCCTGAGCGGATCGTCGTATCCCCGGGCCCGTGCACACCGACCGAAGCCGGCATCTCCATCGAAGCCATCAAGCACTTCGCCGGCAAACTGCCGATCCTCGGTGTCTGCCTCGGTCACCAGTCCATCGGCCAGGCTTTTGGCGGCGATGTTGTCCGTGCCCGGCAAGTGATGCACGGTAAGACTAGCCCGGTATTCCACGAGGACAAGGGTGTGTTTGCCGGTCTGAACCGTCCGCTGACCGTCACCCGCTATCATTCCCTGATCGTTAAACACGAAACGTTGCCCGATTGCCTGGAGCTGACGGCGTGGACCCAGCTCGATGACGGTTCGGTCGACGAAATCATGGGCCTGCGTCACAAGACCCTGAATATCGAGGGCGTACAGTTCCACCCGGAATCGATCCTCACCGAACAGGGCCATGAACTGTTCGCCAACTTCCTCAAACAAACCGGCGGCACGCGCTAA
- the trpD gene encoding anthranilate phosphoribosyltransferase: protein MNIKTALSRIVDHLDLSTDEMRDVMREIMTGQCTDAQIGAFMMAMRMKSESIDEIVGAVSVMRELADKVELKTLDGVVDVVGTGGDGANIFNVSTASSFVVAAAGCTVAKHGNRAVSGKSGSADLLEAAGIYLNLTPVQVARCIDNVGIGFMFAQTHHKAMKYAAGPRRDLGLRTLFNMLGPLTNPAGVKHQVVGVFTPALCRPLAEVLQRLGSKHVLVVHSKDGLDEFSLAAPTFVAELKDDQITEYWVEPEDLGMKSQSLHGLSVEGPEASLALIRDALGKRKTENGQKAAEMIVLNAGAALYAADLATSLKEGVALAHDALHTGLAREKLEELGAFTAVFKVENEG, encoded by the coding sequence ATGAATATCAAGACAGCCCTGAGCCGTATCGTCGATCACCTCGACCTCAGCACCGATGAAATGCGCGACGTGATGCGCGAAATCATGACCGGCCAATGCACTGACGCGCAGATCGGCGCGTTCATGATGGCCATGCGCATGAAGAGCGAGAGCATCGACGAGATCGTCGGCGCCGTGTCGGTGATGCGCGAACTGGCGGACAAGGTCGAACTCAAGACCCTCGACGGCGTGGTCGATGTGGTCGGCACCGGCGGTGACGGGGCGAATATTTTCAACGTGTCGACCGCGTCTTCCTTCGTGGTCGCTGCGGCCGGTTGCACCGTGGCCAAGCACGGTAACCGTGCCGTATCGGGCAAGAGCGGCAGTGCCGACCTGCTGGAAGCCGCCGGCATTTACCTCAACCTGACCCCGGTTCAGGTGGCGCGCTGCATCGATAACGTGGGCATCGGTTTCATGTTTGCCCAGACTCACCACAAAGCCATGAAGTACGCCGCCGGCCCGCGCCGCGATCTCGGCCTGCGTACCCTGTTCAACATGCTCGGCCCGCTTACGAATCCGGCCGGTGTGAAACATCAGGTGGTGGGCGTGTTCACCCCGGCGCTGTGCCGGCCGTTGGCTGAAGTCTTGCAGCGTCTGGGAAGCAAGCACGTGCTGGTGGTGCATTCGAAGGACGGTCTGGACGAGTTCAGTCTGGCGGCGCCGACCTTTGTCGCCGAGCTGAAGGACGATCAGATCACCGAATACTGGGTCGAGCCGGAAGATCTGGGCATGAAGAGCCAGAGCCTGCACGGTCTGTCGGTCGAAGGCCCGGAAGCCTCGCTGGCGCTGATCCGCGATGCGCTGGGCAAGCGCAAGACCGAGAACGGTCAGAAGGCTGCCGAAATGATCGTGCTCAATGCCGGTGCGGCGCTGTACGCAGCCGACCTGGCGACAAGTCTGAAAGAGGGCGTGGCACTGGCCCACGACGCTCTGCACACCGGTCTTGCTCGGGAAAAACTCGAGGAGTTGGGTGCCTTTACCGCGGTATTCAAAGTGGAGAATGAGGGATGA
- the trpC gene encoding indole-3-glycerol phosphate synthase TrpC produces the protein MSVPTVLEKILARKVQEVAERSARVSLSELESLAKAADAPRGFAQALLAQAKKKQPAVIAEIKKASPSKGVIRENFVPADIAKSYEKGGATCLSVLTDIDYFQGADAYLQQARAACSLPVIRKDFMIDPYQIVEARALGADCVLLIVSALDDVKMAELASVAKDVGLDVLVEVHDGDELERALKTLDTPLVGVNNRNLHTFDVSLETTLDLLPRIPRDRLVITESGILNRADVELMEISDVYAFLVGEAFMRAENPGIELQRLFFPERGVPVSGSTLD, from the coding sequence ATGAGTGTACCGACGGTTCTGGAAAAAATTCTGGCCCGCAAGGTTCAGGAAGTCGCCGAGCGTAGCGCTCGCGTCAGCCTGAGCGAGCTGGAAAGTCTGGCCAAGGCGGCCGATGCACCCCGTGGTTTTGCCCAGGCATTGCTGGCGCAGGCCAAGAAGAAACAACCGGCAGTGATCGCCGAAATCAAGAAGGCGTCGCCGAGCAAGGGCGTGATCCGCGAGAACTTTGTTCCTGCCGACATCGCCAAAAGTTACGAGAAAGGTGGGGCGACCTGCCTGTCGGTGCTGACCGACATCGACTACTTCCAGGGCGCCGATGCCTACCTGCAACAGGCCCGCGCGGCCTGCTCGCTGCCGGTGATCCGCAAGGACTTCATGATCGATCCGTACCAGATCGTCGAGGCCCGTGCCTTGGGCGCCGATTGCGTGCTGCTGATCGTCTCCGCGCTGGATGACGTGAAAATGGCCGAACTGGCGTCGGTGGCCAAAGACGTTGGCCTCGATGTGCTGGTGGAAGTGCACGACGGCGATGAGCTGGAGCGCGCGTTGAAAACCCTCGACACGCCGCTGGTCGGGGTCAACAACCGCAACCTGCACACCTTTGACGTGAGCCTGGAAACCACCCTCGACCTGCTGCCGCGCATCCCGCGCGATCGTCTGGTCATCACCGAGAGCGGGATCCTCAACCGTGCCGATGTCGAGCTTATGGAAATCAGCGACGTTTACGCGTTCCTGGTCGGCGAAGCGTTCATGCGCGCCGAAAACCCGGGCATCGAACTGCAACGTCTGTTCTTCCCTGAGCGCGGCGTACCGGTGAGCGGTTCGACCCTCGACTGA
- a CDS encoding lipoate--protein ligase family protein yields the protein MIPTSLTIEAGLQAEQDLLASVCAGDAEFGLLFWQPSDRALVMPRRLNRLPGFDHACEVSAAAGWPVLLRETGGEPVPQSASTINIALVYAPPRSEGDLNRIETGYRRLCDPICELLDELGGTSSLGEIDGAFCDGRFNVNLDGRKMVGTAQRWRQSQGGQRPVGLVHGAMLVDDERESMVAAVNRFNEACGLEQRVRAASHIALHEKFPAPHALARLDELFRLMLAQIYAG from the coding sequence ATGATCCCCACGTCCCTGACCATCGAAGCCGGTCTGCAAGCCGAACAGGATTTGCTGGCCTCGGTCTGCGCGGGTGATGCCGAATTCGGCTTGTTGTTCTGGCAGCCCAGCGACCGCGCCTTGGTCATGCCGCGCCGTTTGAACCGCTTGCCCGGATTCGATCACGCCTGTGAAGTCTCCGCTGCTGCCGGCTGGCCGGTGTTGCTGCGTGAAACCGGCGGCGAACCTGTTCCGCAGTCGGCTTCGACCATCAACATTGCACTGGTCTACGCACCGCCTCGCAGCGAAGGCGATCTGAACCGTATCGAAACCGGTTACCGGCGTCTGTGTGATCCGATCTGTGAGTTGCTGGATGAGTTGGGTGGCACTTCGTCGCTGGGGGAAATCGACGGTGCGTTCTGCGACGGTCGCTTCAACGTCAATCTCGACGGTCGCAAGATGGTCGGCACCGCTCAGCGCTGGCGCCAGAGTCAGGGTGGTCAGCGTCCGGTGGGGTTGGTGCACGGGGCGATGCTGGTGGATGACGAACGTGAGTCGATGGTCGCGGCGGTCAACCGCTTCAACGAAGCGTGTGGTCTGGAGCAGCGGGTACGCGCTGCCAGCCACATCGCTTTGCATGAGAAATTCCCGGCGCCCCATGCACTGGCGCGTCTCGATGAACTCTTTCGTTTGATGCTGGCGCAGATCTACGCCGGCTGA
- the crp gene encoding cAMP-activated global transcriptional regulator CRP, translating into MVGITPTPKIKNLDKLLMHCQRRRHAAKSNIICAGDRSDTLYFIIRGSVTILIEDDDGREMIIAYLNAGDFFGELGLFEEAGQEQQRSAWVRAKVECEVAEISYAKFRELSQQDPDILYVLSGQIAQRLRNTTRKVGDLAFFDVTGRVARCLLELCKQPDAMTHPDGMQIKVTRQEIGRIVGCSREMVGRVLKDLEERNLVDVKGKTMVVFGTR; encoded by the coding sequence ATGGTTGGTATTACCCCCACACCCAAAATCAAGAACCTCGACAAGCTGCTGATGCATTGCCAACGCCGGCGTCACGCGGCCAAGAGCAACATCATCTGCGCCGGGGATCGCTCCGACACGCTGTACTTCATCATCCGCGGTTCGGTCACGATCCTGATCGAGGACGACGACGGCCGCGAGATGATCATCGCGTACCTGAATGCCGGGGACTTCTTCGGCGAGCTGGGCCTTTTCGAAGAGGCCGGCCAAGAACAGCAGCGCAGCGCCTGGGTGCGGGCCAAGGTCGAATGCGAAGTCGCGGAAATCAGCTACGCCAAGTTCCGCGAATTGTCGCAGCAGGATCCAGACATTCTTTACGTGCTCAGCGGACAAATCGCACAACGCCTGCGCAACACCACGCGCAAGGTTGGCGACCTGGCATTCTTCGACGTCACCGGCCGTGTCGCTCGCTGCCTGCTGGAGCTGTGCAAACAACCGGATGCCATGACTCACCCGGACGGCATGCAGATCAAGGTGACCCGTCAGGAAATCGGCCGGATTGTCGGTTGTTCGCGAGAGATGGTCGGTCGCGTGCTCAAGGATCTTGAGGAACGCAACCTGGTGGATGTGAAAGGCAAGACCATGGTGGTCTTCGGCACTCGCTGA
- a CDS encoding OsmC family protein, with protein MKARIQWAGEAMFLGESGSGHVVVMDGPPDAGGRNLGVRPMEMLLLGVGGCSNFDVVSILKKSRQAVESCEAFLEAERATEDPKVFTKIHMHFVVKGRGLKEAQVKRAIELSAEKYCSASIMLGAAGVAITHDYEIVELG; from the coding sequence ATGAAGGCACGCATCCAATGGGCTGGCGAAGCCATGTTCCTCGGCGAATCCGGCAGCGGTCATGTCGTGGTCATGGACGGTCCGCCGGACGCCGGTGGTCGTAACCTGGGTGTCCGCCCGATGGAAATGCTCCTGCTGGGCGTCGGCGGTTGCAGCAATTTCGACGTGGTCAGCATTTTGAAGAAGTCCCGTCAGGCCGTTGAAAGCTGCGAAGCCTTTCTGGAAGCCGAGCGCGCGACCGAAGATCCGAAAGTGTTCACCAAGATCCACATGCACTTTGTGGTCAAGGGCCGTGGCCTGAAAGAAGCCCAGGTCAAACGCGCCATCGAGCTGTCTGCAGAGAAGTATTGCTCGGCCTCGATCATGCTCGGCGCCGCCGGTGTAGCGATCACCCACGACTATGAAATCGTCGAACTCGGCTGA
- the speD gene encoding adenosylmethionine decarboxylase produces MKSKLKLHGFNNLTKTLSFNIYDICYAETPQDQQAYVEYINQEYNAERLTQILTEVVEIIGANILNIASQNYEPQGASVTILISEEPVTPTESQIEESPGPLPEIILAHLDKSHITVHTYPEIHPDAGIATFRVDIDVSTCGVISPLKALNFLIHQFDSDIVTVDYRVRGFTRDVEGNKHFIDHEINSIQNYLSDDTRDAYQMTDVNVYQENLFHTKMLLKNFELDNYLFGDATSNLSAEQRAQVTERVKHEMLEIFYARNMPS; encoded by the coding sequence GTGAAAAGCAAACTCAAGCTCCACGGGTTCAATAACCTGACAAAGACCTTGAGCTTCAACATCTATGACATCTGCTACGCGGAAACCCCGCAAGACCAGCAGGCTTACGTCGAGTACATCAATCAAGAGTACAACGCCGAACGCCTGACGCAGATCCTCACGGAAGTTGTCGAAATCATTGGTGCCAACATTCTGAACATTGCGAGTCAGAACTATGAGCCTCAGGGTGCCAGCGTCACGATTCTGATCTCGGAAGAGCCGGTGACCCCGACCGAAAGCCAGATCGAAGAGTCCCCGGGCCCGTTGCCCGAAATCATCCTGGCCCACCTCGACAAGAGCCACATCACGGTGCACACCTACCCGGAAATTCATCCGGACGCCGGTATTGCGACCTTCCGTGTGGACATCGATGTGTCGACCTGTGGTGTCATTTCACCGCTTAAAGCGCTCAATTTCCTCATTCACCAGTTCGACTCGGACATCGTGACCGTGGATTACCGTGTGCGCGGCTTCACCCGTGACGTTGAAGGCAACAAGCACTTCATCGACCACGAGATCAACTCGATTCAGAACTACCTTTCCGATGACACTCGCGACGCGTACCAGATGACTGACGTGAACGTTTATCAGGAAAACCTGTTCCACACCAAAATGCTGCTGAAGAACTTCGAACTGGACAACTACCTGTTCGGCGATGCCACCAGCAACCTGTCGGCTGAGCAACGCGCTCAGGTGACCGAGCGTGTGAAACACGAAATGCTGGAAATCTTCTACGCGCGCAATATGCCGAGCTAA
- the coq7 gene encoding 2-polyprenyl-3-methyl-6-methoxy-1,4-benzoquinone monooxygenase — MTTQRHYSPIDRLLLQADAAMRTLLPFSGQPYRPSPAIVQPDVQMSDEDTRHVAGLMRINHTGEVCAQALYQGQALTAKLPQVREAMEHAAEEEIDHLVWCEQRIHQLGSHTSVLNPLFYGMSFGIGAVAGLISDKVSLGFVAATEHQVCKHLNEHLEQLPAEDEKSRAILEQMRIDEEHHAESALEAGGFRFPAPVKFGMSLLAKVMTKSTYRI, encoded by the coding sequence ATGACTACCCAACGTCACTACTCGCCCATTGATCGTCTTCTGCTGCAAGCCGATGCTGCGATGCGTACCCTGCTGCCCTTCAGCGGCCAGCCGTACCGTCCGTCACCGGCGATCGTGCAGCCTGATGTGCAAATGAGCGATGAAGACACCCGCCACGTCGCCGGCCTGATGCGCATCAACCATACCGGCGAAGTCTGTGCCCAGGCGCTGTATCAGGGCCAGGCGCTGACCGCCAAGCTGCCGCAAGTGCGTGAGGCCATGGAACATGCGGCCGAAGAAGAGATCGATCATCTGGTCTGGTGCGAACAGCGCATTCACCAGTTGGGCAGCCACACCAGCGTGCTCAATCCGCTTTTCTACGGCATGTCGTTCGGGATCGGCGCAGTCGCCGGACTGATCAGCGACAAGGTCAGCCTCGGGTTTGTCGCCGCCACCGAGCATCAGGTTTGCAAGCATCTGAACGAACATCTGGAACAACTGCCGGCCGAGGATGAAAAATCCCGGGCGATTCTGGAACAGATGCGTATCGATGAAGAACATCACGCGGAAAGTGCACTGGAGGCCGGCGGTTTCCGCTTCCCGGCGCCGGTGAAATTCGGCATGAGTCTGCTGGCCAAAGTGATGACCAAGAGCACTTACCGGATCTGA
- a CDS encoding histidine triad nucleotide-binding protein — MDTLFTKIINREIPAKIIYEDDQVLAFHDIAPQAPVHFLVIPKKPVRTLNDLTEDDKALAGHILFTAQRLALELGCEEGFRVVMNCNEMGGQTVYHIHMHVLGQRQMNWPPG, encoded by the coding sequence GTGGATACTCTGTTCACCAAGATCATCAACCGGGAAATCCCGGCGAAGATCATCTACGAGGACGACCAGGTTCTGGCGTTCCACGACATCGCCCCACAGGCACCGGTGCATTTTCTGGTGATCCCGAAGAAACCGGTGCGCACCCTCAACGACCTGACCGAAGACGACAAGGCACTGGCCGGGCACATCCTGTTCACCGCCCAGCGTCTGGCGCTGGAGCTGGGTTGCGAGGAAGGCTTCCGGGTGGTGATGAACTGCAATGAAATGGGCGGACAGACGGTCTACCACATTCACATGCACGTGCTCGGCCAACGCCAGATGAACTGGCCTCCGGGCTGA
- a CDS encoding SDR family NAD(P)-dependent oxidoreductase has translation MTRYALITGASSGIGLAMAEALARRGRSLILVARQRDQLESIAIELTQRFGVEVLFRACDLGEPLRLSGFLLELEEGDRQIDLLVNCAGIGTCGPFLAQDWMTEQDLIEVNILALTRLCHAIGNSMALQGGGQILNVASVAAFNPGPWMSTYYASKAYVLHFSEALRVELKKCAVKVSVLCPGPTRTAFFRTAQLNNDKLNASKLLMSPEEVALYTVRALEKNRAIIIPGRRNRWFAFLPRLGSRWLNRTIVGMVNKAYCPR, from the coding sequence ATGACCCGTTACGCTCTGATCACCGGCGCCTCCAGCGGCATCGGCCTGGCCATGGCCGAAGCCCTGGCACGCCGTGGCCGCAGCCTGATTCTGGTGGCTCGCCAGCGTGATCAGCTGGAAAGCATTGCGATTGAACTGACCCAGCGCTTTGGCGTTGAGGTGCTGTTCCGCGCCTGTGACCTTGGCGAACCGCTGCGCCTGTCCGGTTTCCTGCTGGAGCTTGAAGAAGGCGACCGGCAGATCGATCTGCTGGTCAACTGTGCCGGCATCGGTACTTGCGGCCCGTTCCTGGCCCAGGACTGGATGACCGAACAGGATCTGATCGAAGTGAACATCCTCGCCCTCACCCGGCTCTGCCATGCCATCGGCAACAGCATGGCGTTGCAGGGTGGCGGGCAGATTCTCAATGTCGCGTCGGTGGCGGCCTTCAACCCCGGGCCCTGGATGAGCACCTACTACGCCAGCAAGGCGTACGTGTTGCACTTCTCGGAAGCACTGCGGGTGGAACTGAAGAAGTGCGCGGTCAAGGTGTCGGTGCTCTGCCCCGGCCCGACCCGCACCGCGTTCTTTCGCACCGCGCAACTGAACAACGACAAGCTCAACGCCAGCAAACTGCTGATGAGTCCCGAGGAGGTTGCGCTGTATACCGTGCGCGCCCTGGAGAAAAACCGCGCGATTATCATTCCCGGACGCCGAAACCGCTGGTTCGCCTTTCTACCTCGGCTCGGTTCGCGCTGGCTCAATCGCACGATTGTCGGCATGGTCAACAAGGCTTACTGCCCGCGCTGA